ccttcaaattttttgtgataaactaatagataattgactaaataaacatcgtgcaaagtttcaataaaaatttccaagtttttcttacaatttcagtggtttttattcaatttttatcgatatcgataatatcccgatatttccatcgaaatttttgtgtttttggactagcgatatttccgatattatcgatattttagaccttggtgGAGACAACCAAACGTGGACTTAGTGACTTACCACTTCAGTATCTTATTTAGAAAGAAACTTTTGTGGTACAAATATTatagagagttttaacgaaagtccgcggtactgttcactttaatgaaaaatcatatttttacactaaaaagtcaatcctggtactattcattttaccctttattttgtccttatcgttaaaactcaaagttttctaacatttttcattagttttcctaatattATATACATGAAAGGGCTACCACAACTCCAAGCAACAAAACTCTTTGTTTTGCAAGAGTCGGGAGAAACATCTATGGTACACAATTTCACTTTTACTTTGCAAAGAGTCTGTTTCTACGACTCGAACCCGTGTTCAATCACAAACGAGCAATCTTTTCTATTGCGTCAAGTCTCGTCCTAAAAATTATATGTTATTTAACACATGCGTATTTATATTCTCATCCATCCACAGCCACCAGTACCGCATTTGGACGTACTGGGGACTATGAAATGCAgcactgttttctttttaatggAGAACTTTGCGTGCGCAAAAGAAGTACACGCTTTTTGCATGTGCATCCAGGATGCAGCTGCTTCAAACAAACCTTTTCCTAAAAATTACCCTATATATTCttggttaattaaattacaaattcAGTTGTTAGGCTGCAGGTCTCTGCAATTTTTCGTataatttataaacatttaCACAGGTCGTCTCTTGTCCGAATGTTGATGTCAAGTTTTTCGAATGCTGACTATCTAGTCAAGTTGATCAGCAGTGTAGTTGTAACATCCCCTGTGGAGGGATGGGATAAAAGTGGAATTCTATGTTATGGAAATTTGTTATATTGGtagggattttagggtttttttttttttttttttcaattttaaacgTGTTGTTATGTAGCGTTTTTATAGTGGCGGTTTTGGGCATGTGCAATAGGTGCCCTTGCACAGGGCACCCAATCTTAAAGGCCCCTAAATGATGAAATCATCAGCATATATACCAACTTGGTTTGTggcaaaaaatttaaaaaaaaaaaaaaaacttcatctttaggaaattttcTAGGTTATGCATGTGAATAAGAGAAATATTGCTTTCACATGCATAAGAGAAATCACAATTATGTTTTTAGTTTAGTTCTGCCGACTTTgctctaaattttttatttatttattttcatgatTTTGGTTGATTTGAACTATAACTCAAGTAATAATGCTCCATTTAGATTCTTTATTAATACAACTATAGACATATAAATTAGCTTTGTAACAGAAATTTTTATACAAGAATCAATTTACTATGTTCCGCACAGTGACCTAAAATCACATTGCACCTAGTTTTTTAATGCCTTTAGAGATATTGGAATTTGATGAGTCAATGTACTTCTCTAGCGTGGGAGGATATGTCTTTTATTTACAAGACTGCCACTCGGATGATTTTAGCCAAATTTcgctttatttacaaaaatacCACTCAGGCTTAGGACCCGATTTTCAGCTGCTTCAGGTTTGACTCGGGGAGAGAGGGGGGGGACATAAGGGCTGACAAATTGGAGAGAGACGATGGCTCCCATTTTTCACTCGGAGACGGCTGGGTGTGGCTGTGGCGAGAGGAGAGGAGGGGGACAGAGGGACTGGAGAGGATGGGGACAGAGGGATAGAGCTTCGGCTTCGGCTtgatgagaaggagagagagcctGCGGCTTGCAGAATCACGATGATAGAAGAAGAAGCTCAGAAGTCTGATACGCCAAGTTGGAGAAACCCTAAAAaccagagaagaagaagaagctcagaaatcggGTGAGGATGTTGACAAATCAGCAAGCCCAGTTTCAGGTGACTCTGCAAAACCAACAACCTGACCTCCGACGAACGATGTTAGAGGAGATTCGTCAGATTCGAGCCGAACTGAGGCCGTCGTCGACTGAGAGAACATCATCAATCCCGACTTTTGGATCGACTCCCTCTACCTCCTCCTTGTCCGCGACTCCTGCTCCGTCTCTCTTCTTGCGAGTTCACTCGGGTTCTGCTCCCCAGCTATCTCAAGCACAAAAACTTCTCCAGTTTCATTCGTCAGCTCATACATACGTAAGCTATTCGCCTCTTAATATTTTGATTTAGGCAAATTGTTAAGttcttgaaaaaaattgaacgaATTGTTCATTTTTGTCCCAAATTGGTTTGGTTCTGGTTTcgaaacagaaacaaaaacataaactccTTCATCTACGATTCACTTATTCCATTCCAGGTATTTCTCCATTTCTCTTTTAATTTCTTACTTTTTTATTCAAgcgtttaatttttttattaattatattacaaATAAGTATTATTGACCTTCATTTGGTACCAATCAATCAATTGAGAGATGAGTCGTTTGAATGTTTGATTACTTGAATCGGAGTCTCCAAGGAGGTGAAAGAGAAGGATATGAATGATTTAGGGTTTGGGTGTTAGTGTGTGAGCAGGCGTATTGATGACTGTAATCAAGGTATCACTTAAGCTCTAATTGTGACTGGTAAATTTTGAATGACTGTTGGTTATTGTTAAAATCCCAAATGTATGCAATCCCACTTTccaatttgttgtgtgaagacGTGGACCAAAATTGCTTCCTCTCAGCATAATTAGTTTCCACGATTACTCTTAAACCCTAATTatcccttctctctctaaaatccatTTTTCGATTTCCGAATAGGGTAAATGGATATTGTTTCTGTGTGCAGATATTACTCGGAGAAGTTTGAAGGGCCCTGGGACAAGGGGGATTGCATTTCAGAGTAGCAGAAATACAAGGCCACCCTCTCTTTGCGTATCTAATCTTACCCTTCTCCTAAATTTTTATCAAACTATAGATTTATTTtgctgattttattttttgggatttATTACTTTTCCTTTGACTggaaattttagggtttttaaagTATAATGTTATCAAAttctatttttctaattttcttattttgggctttgcggAGAGTGCTAATATACagaatttttggaattttttatcTTTGCATGATTTTTGGTCTTTGAAATGGGTATGTGCTGCTTTTAACGTTTTGGTTCTCACCTGTTCCGTTCTTTGATTTTTGTTGTCTGCCTCCTTCTAGGTTGCTTCGTGATTTTCATTTTCCATTGTTGGATTATGGAATTTGTAAAAATGGTTGTAGTTTTGTGACCAAATACCAGTAAGAGTGTGCCGAAACACAAATTGGCATGCAGTGAACATACATTGaatttgaacaaaatttaatatataagtGAAGGCATATGCAGTGAACAGACATGGAATTTGAAACTGATAGGGTACTTAAGCTTCTGCCTTAGTTATTCTTTGTCACTCACTTTTGGAATTTAATTCATTGATTTCAAAGTCACTCATGTACTCTGACTTACTCTATTCACACATTTTTAGTATGcaccattgaatttttttttgtcatatatTATTCACTCATCTACTACACTAATGTTGAGATTTGGGTATCATTTGTTTTCTCATATGTCCTATGTTTAAGGGAAATCTAATATATAAATGGATCAAAAAACTCCTGCTGCAGCACATTGAATTTGTTCAAATATTGATTGTTTTCCCTCTATTCACTTCAGttgtcatcttcttcttcgttcttTTTTCAATGGCAAAGCTGGACGATCCATGGAGCACATGTTGTTGAGCCTTTTGCTGCTATTGGTCTGGTCCAATTCGAATGAGTTGATGGAGTACAATCTTTAGGCCCGTTGGAGGAGCTGAAAAACCAGTCTTGACTCCGCCGACCGAGACATATTTCGAGATATGCTCCAGCTCAATAACAAATCAGACATCAGCCCAGTACACTACTCTCACTCTTTCCtactttcattttcaattttttttggaattttgcgCTGAATTTCATTTGgttaatttgtgaaattttgttttttttttcttttgttaggcAGCTTTTGGTGTGCCTGCGAATGTTGATTCGGCGATGCGTTGACAATAACATCAAGAGGGAGAGATTCAAAAGATGTTCCCAGTGTAGCTGTTTCAGAGTTGAAGAGGATGTTGATGCTTTTGCTGCAGAAGTTTCAGCAAGAATGACGGCGAGATGCACACAAGGATCAGGTTAGAGATCTGCGTTGTTTGACATTTCTGTGTGAACACTTTTGAGTCTCAAATATATCTCAAATTTGGGGTATCGGGTATGGGATGCTAAGGCTGAAAGTTCTTTTGGCTCATACATTAAAGCGGCACGTGTGCTTTTGGCTCATTTATGTACAAAAGTTGAATCTTTGGCTCATTTGAACGACACTAAAAAAATTTATGGGTTATAGGAACCGCGGGTTAAGAAAATGGGTCAAATTTAGGTCGAAGCTGTAAGATCATTTACATATTACAGAATGAATGATAAGATCTTTAGGGCTGAAAATTGGAGTAACTTCGTTCCTTTTGTTAAAAAGATGAGCACAAATTGGTGAAGCAGCCAAAAAACCCAACTTAAGTAGAAGTTTAGAAGTTTGTCACTTCCTGATATATTGACTGAAATAACAATAAGAAAATAATGTAGTTTTTTGAAGATCGAAAACAACAATAAGAAAATGGATCCGAAAATATAGAGAACAAAGAACTAAGAATTCACTCCTCCAGAGTCCTTCAAATACTTAACCTTGATTTTATAGAGTGCGACTGCAGCATCTTTCATGTTAATCCTTTCTTTCGGCAATGCTGCAGTGCAAGCTAAAGCTAATCTCATAACGGATGACAAGCAATCACTCCTGCTCACGAAACCACCATCTTCCTCCGTCCCAAGTATATCGGCATCCACAACTTCGTCTATAGCAGCATTTAGAAATAATGAATCTGCAATCCATtgctttaaattcatttccccAACAAACATCTCATCCGTTGGCTTCCTTTTTGTGAATGTCTCCATGAGTACAATACCAAAACTATACACATCCCCACTCGTCGAAACGCTTCCTTCCATCCCGAACTCTGCAAAATTTGTATGTGAATTTAGTTATGtatgataaaaagaaaattatactCCTAATAAAACCAGcataaacaaaattgaaaaaatacatCACCTGGAGCCATGTATCCAACTGTGGCTAGGGTCATTGTTTCCGTCATCGAATCTCCACTGCCGATGAGTCTTGCAATGCCAAAATCAGCAACATGTGCAACCATATCATCATCTAATAGTATATTGCTTGGTTTCACGTCACAATGAACGATAGGTATCGAGTAACCTTGATGAAGATATTCTAGTGCCAATGCAACATCTTTCATTATGTCCAACCTCTGCAGGATAGTCATGGAGCGGTTTGGAGAATACAACCACTGTTCGAGGCTTCCATTAGGCATCAATTGAAGCACCAGGGCTTTGAAATCAAGTTCATCGCAACAACTTATGATTTTAATGAGATTCCGATGACGGATATTGCTTAGCATTTCACATTCCTTCGCAAAACTCTTGAATGCCCCTTCTAGCTGTAAATTGAAAACCTTGAGGGCGATATCTATCCCGTCTGACAGTGTTCCTCTGTATACTGAGCCAAACCCCCCTGTGCCTAGTAAGTTACTGTCGTGAAGTCCATTTGTCGCCCTTACAAGTTCTAGGCGCGAAATTCTTCTCCAAAGAACTTGACGTAGCAAGGCAGTTTCTCTTACAACTTCAACATTCCTTTTCCTGCATAGCACCAGAATCAATGCAGCAGCCGCTAGGAGTATTACTGACATGACCCCTGGCATGATATATTTAGCTTTCCTCCAATTTGGCTCAACTTTTGTTCTATATTTGCATAATGGAAAATGGAGTCGGGAAGTACCGCAGAGTGCACCGTTTGATACAAATGAATCATCAGAGAAGTTTCCGAAAGGCCCGCCGGTTGGAATTTCTCCTTGGAGTTTGTTGAAAGACAAATTCAGATGCTTGAGATACAAGAGTGCTTCCAATGACTTTGGGATCACTCCAGATAGATTGTTTTTGGACAAATCCAAGAATTCTAGGCTTAGCAAGGTTTTAAATGAACTGGGAATAGGGCCTTCTAAATAATTGTTTGCCAAGGACAAATTAATCATTTTCTGAAGACCCCCAATGCTATCGGGAATGTTTCCGGAGAAATGGTTATTTGACAAGTCCATATTCAGCACTTCTTTCAACTTTCCGATGTCTTCCGAGAGTGGTCCAACTAGAGAATTGGATGACAAGTTGAGGTACAATAAATACTTGAGTTCCCACAAGGAAGATGGTATTTTTGAAGTTAACAAATTGGACCCTAACCATAGAGATCTTAGAGCTACTGCCAAAGTACCCAAGCAGGAAGGAATAGAACCAGAGAGCCGATTACCATGCAAATATAAATCGGCTAGGTTGTTTAGTTGACAGAGTTCATACGGGATATGTCCTTGCAGTTCATTATCATGCAAATCCAAAACTTGGAGATTTTGTAGCCTTTGTATTGAAGTTGGAATTGCTCCACTCAACTGATTGTTTCCCAGCTCTAGTGATATCAAGCTGCTCAAGTTGCCAATTTCTACTGGAATGTTGCCCCTAATGTTGGAACGGAATAAACTCACATATAGGAGTGACGTAGAGAGATTCCTGCGAGAAGCTGGAATCGTGGTGTTTAGTGGATTGTCTCCCAAGTATAAGCTTGTCAAGTTTCTAAGATTAAACAAGCAAGAGAGAGTGCTTGGTGCTTGTGGAGTAGAAGCATCAATTGTCAAATTATTCGAGTCCAAGAAAAGACGCTCAAGGTTTTTCAAGGAACAGAGCGTGCTAGGAAGAAACCCGGTAAATGAGTTTTCGCTCATGTCTAGCTCCCTGAGCTTGGAAGCATTGGAGAGGTTAGGGAGTAGTCCACCCACGAGGTTAGTTCCGGCTACATAAAGGATTTCTAGGTTTGGAGCGTTAAGACCGATGTTTGTTGGGAGGCTACCTGAGAGCTGATTGGAAGGAAGCCCTATTACTCTTATCATGGAGAGATTGAAGAGTTTGGATGGGATGACGCCACTGAGATTATTAATACCCAGATCCAAAAACTCTAAATGCGGAAGATCACCAATCTCATCTGGTATTGTACCTGTAACAATTTCAGAACGCTTGTATTAAATTTGTAACTTCAGtttaactaaaaactaaaaacaaattgATTATGAAATACCCCCAAATTTATTACCTGTTAAATGATTATCACTAAGAATAATCGTGGTTAAGTAGGTCAAATTGGCAAGACTTTTGGGTATGCTTCCACGGAAATTGTTAGAGTGTAATGAGATTATACGAAGCTCTTTGCATTGCCACAGTTTGGAGGGAATCAGACCGTCAAGCTGGTTTCGAGCGAAACTGAATTTTCGAATACTCGAAAGATGCTCACATATATTGTCCGGAAGACTGCCACTCATGTTGTTTTCGTATAGATTCAAAAAAGTCAAAGAAGATATGTTGAAGATAGGCACAAGAGCAGAGGCTTTTAGGGCATTGGAATACAAAGATAACTCCTCCAGCTGAACTAAATTGCCCATCTCGTTCGGAAGTTCTATAAAACAATCCGTATATATTGTTAAAATCATgtaaacatatataggagtagCTTCTTACTGGGAATCCCGTTCTACCGTAGCAAAAGTGGGATAACATTATAAGGACCATGTACTCACTATACAGGTTCTCTCTTTGCTCTAGAATACAAGGGTTTTACACAGTAAATATATGATTCCTATGATAGTCCTCTCATTCCATTTTTGCTAAAGTGGCACGAGATTCCTGCTAAGAAGGGGCTCGTATCTAAACTACCTAGTACCTATTAATAGAActctgctctcaaccaaaactacataaaattgcaattttaaccctcacaccaaaactgcacaaaaatAAGATATATGGGCAATTTAGTAATTACACGAACATAAATTTTGCTGTTATTTACGACAACCTCATAGCCAGGTCACATAGCATGccatattttaaaattaaaaataaaataaaatcgtaAATAAAAAACATGCATACTTTAGAAGAAACTGCTCATCATTGTCCCAATTTTTATAaatgatttctttttttttttagaattttaaaaactaatcacacttcatattaaaaaacaaaacaaaatgaaatgaaaCTATTCACACACAGTATGTGCAGGCATCTACTAGTATACATGTAGCAAAACCTAAGTCATACAGTATACCTTCGAACTTGTTGTCGTCAAGGTATATGCCCTTCACCATTGTTAAGTTGCCTATTTCTCTGGGTATGCTACCTGTTAAATATGTGCATGCATTCCaacaaaaaagaaggaaaaaaaaaaacaaacgagATGATTGTTGTACATCTTATATATAGAtgttaaaatgaaacaaatatatcaaaatgtaATGATGAAGCAAGCAATCATTAATTTATATTCCTAGGTGGTTGGTAGTACTGGTGGTATGTACGTACCCGATAGTTGGTTCCAGCCTAGATCAATTGTTTCGAGTGCAGATAAGTTGAAGATAGCAGTCGGTATGAAACCCGAGAAGCCATTACCGTACAATCTGATGGTTTGAAGTTTAGCAAAGGACCCAAACCACGAAGGAATGGTTCCCATAAAGTTGTTGTTTCCAAAGTTAATCTCCTTCAACCGGCGCAAACGAGACAGTTCTTGCGGTAGGGGACCATGAAAGCTATTATTCTCAAGGCCCAACTCAACGAGAAATGAGAGGTTGCCTAGATGCGGTGGAATAACTCCGGCAAGACCCATGTGCGAGAGATTTAAGGCCGTGACTCTGTGGTGGCCAGCACCGCAGCTAACGCCAACCCAGTTGCAAATGTTGGAATTGGAGGCAGAGGACCAGTTGGCGGTCAAGATGTTTTGAGGGTCACGAGTGATGTGAGCTTTGAGAGAAAGAAGCGCAGACTGATCTGTGCTGATATTGGTATGAGATATTGTTAATACACCTGCAGTTAAGCAATTAGCCATAATCATCATATAGATATAACACAAGCAGTGTATCATCGACAACATTTTTTTATAGTAGGAAACGACTTCTCTCCTTAATCGTAGTAGTTTTCGTCTTTCGGTTTAAATTCGATCGAAAACTAAAACTCATTACATTCACATAAATAGGGAAACAAGTTGGTGTTACCAAGACTTGTGAACGACCTAGACTTGCCCGGCTTCTACGTCAAGGTGAGGAGACTTAGACTTAGACTTAGACTTAGACTTAGACTAGTCGAACCATTGGTGATGGCAATTTAGAAATCATTGGTTTCTAATAATATCATAGCTTATTAGATTATAGCGGCCGCAATGAATGAGGGTTACTTCACCTCACTGAATTAGGATTTAGTCAAAAACCCCCAGTTCACTGGCGGAGAATAGGTAGGTTGACCATTTTGCCCTCCAAACAAGTGAGAACACTGAGTTTAACaccttaattaataataattagcaAACCTTTTCCATGCCATTGTTCTTCTTTAACATTCAAAATCTAGAGCATTTAGTTTCGTAATTAACTAAATATTGATGTAACATCCGACCTGAATTGACCATATGACCCTAAACAAAAACTTGTTCCATACAAACACAACATATGATGCAAGAGACCTCAGAAACATACTAGGCGCTGCCTGTGCCCGGTAAACGCTTGGCGGAGCTCTTGGTATCCGCTCCTGTTGTGCTCCAGCGAGAAACAAAGCTGCCGGATCACCTCTCTTTTCTCCTCAGCCCCATCCGAGATCACAACACTCTGCCTTTTCACCTCTTTCTGCAACTCCTCCACTCTTGTTTTCAGCTCATCTACTAGCCTACGCGCACTTTCGGATCCAACAATCAGACCCTCGTGTTCTGTTTGTAACCGACTAAGATGTCCCGCCATTTCCTGAATCTGATTGTCGCGGGAACTCACATTCGCCATGAGCGTTTGAGCCCTAGCATTGAGCTCGTTTTTCTCCGCCATCAGCATGTCATATTTCAGTTTAAACATGTCCAAGTCTTCATTTACAGCTTCCACATGTCCATTTTTATCAGCAACTTCTACCTTCAGGCGGCTTATATCATCTTGCAATGCCATCTCGTAGAGCATTGTTGTTCTTTAACAGCAATCTTCAGCTGCCATCCTTAACTGTCGAAATCAGTGCTCGGAGGTGGAACCAAGTAATTGCTGACCAGGGAATTAGGAGAATCTGACTCGGATCCCAATGATGAAGAGGAAGACGATTCAGCGCCATTCTTTAAAGTAAGAGCTGGACTAGAACCATCTGAGCTTAGTGATATATCAAAACCAACAACTTGATCGTCGGATTTCCGCAAACCATGTTTAGCATCGGGAGTCAGCAGAGGAGAGCATTGGTTGAAACCATATTCAGAACCTCCAAACCCCTTATGTGCTTCTTTGGTCAAGTGTTCATAGCACCCGGCTAGTGACCGATACATCCGGTGAAATTCCTGAACTAATTCCAACATCTTCTGCAAAAACATCTCGTCTTTGTTGGGCAAAGAATCACCATCTTCTTTGATCAGCTTCAGCATTTGCTTAATGCTCTGGTCCATCTCTGTAAGATTCAGCATTTTAAACATTTTATTAGGTCAAATCATCACAGAAGGAATAC
This region of Malus domestica chromosome 07, GDT2T_hap1 genomic DNA includes:
- the LOC103420748 gene encoding uncharacterized protein isoform X2 gives rise to the protein MLTNQQAQFQVTLQNQQPDLRRTMLEEIRQIRAELRPSSTERTSSIPTFGSTPSTSSLSATPAPSLFLRVHSGSAPQLSQAQKLLQFHSSAHTYKQKHKLLHLRFTYSIPDITRRSLKGPGTRGIAFQSSRNTRPPSLCLDDPWSTCC
- the LOC103420748 gene encoding uncharacterized protein isoform X1, with the translated sequence MLTNQQAQFQVTLQNQQPDLRRTMLEEIRQIRAELRPSSTERTSSIPTFGSTPSTSSLSATPAPSLFLRVHSGSAPQLSQAQKLLQFHSSAHTYKQKHKLLHLRFTYSIPDITRRSLKGPGTRGIAFQSSRNTRPPSLCLSSSSSFFFQWQSWTIHGAHVVEPFAAIGLVQFE
- the LOC103425889 gene encoding probable LRR receptor-like serine/threonine-protein kinase At3g47570; translated protein: MGLAGVIPPHLGNLSFLVELGLENNSFHGPLPQELSRLRRLKEINFGNNNFMGTIPSWFGSFAKLQTIRLYGNGFSGFIPTAIFNLSALETIDLGWNQLSGSIPREIGNLTMVKGIYLDDNKFEELPNEMGNLVQLEELSLYSNALKASALVPIFNISSLTFLNLYENNMSGSLPDNICEHLSSIRKFSFARNQLDGLIPSKLWQCKELRIISLHSNNFRGSIPKSLANLTYLTTIILSDNHLTGTIPDEIGDLPHLEFLDLGINNLSGVIPSKLFNLSMIRVIGLPSNQLSGSLPTNIGLNAPNLEILYVAGTNLVGGLLPNLSNASKLRELDMSENSFTGFLPSTLCSLKNLERLFLDSNNLTIDASTPQAPSTLSCLFNLRNLTSLYLGDNPLNTTIPASRRNLSTSLLYVSLFRSNIRGNIPVEIGNLSSLISLELGNNQLSGAIPTSIQRLQNLQVLDLHDNELQGHIPYELCQLNNLADLYLHGNRLSGSIPSCLGTLAVALRSLWLGSNLLTSKIPSSLWELKYLLYLNLSSNSLVGPLSEDIGKLKEVLNMDLSNNHFSGNIPDSIGGLQKMINLSLANNYLEGPIPSSFKTLLSLEFLDLSKNNLSGVIPKSLEALLYLKHLNLSFNKLQGEIPTGGPFGNFSDDSFVSNGALCGTSRLHFPLCKYRTKVEPNWRKAKYIMPGVMSVILLAAAALILVLCRKRNVEVVRETALLRQVLWRRISRLELVRATNGLHDSNLLGTGGFGSVYRGTLSDGIDIALKVFNLQLEGAFKSFAKECEMLSNIRHRNLIKIISCCDELDFKALVLQLMPNGSLEQWLYSPNRSMTILQRLDIMKDVALALEYLHQGYSIPIVHCDVKPSNILLDDDMVAHVADFGIARLIGSGDSMTETMTLATVGYMAPEFGMEGSVSTSGDVYSFGIVLMETFTKRKPTDEMFVGEMNLKQWIADSLFLNAAIDEVVDADILGTEEDGGFVSRSDCLSSVMRLALACTAALPKERINMKDAAVALYKIKVKYLKDSGGVNS
- the LOC139197822 gene encoding protein NETWORKED 4A-like → MALQDDISRLKVEVADKNGHVEAVNEDLDMFKLKYDMLMAEKNELNARAQTLMANVSSRDNQIQEMAGHLSRLQTEHEGLIVGSESARRLVDELKTRVEELQKEVKRQSVVISDGAEEKREVIRQLCFSLEHNRSGYQELRQAFTGHRQRLVCF